In one window of Nicotiana tabacum cultivar K326 chromosome 12, ASM71507v2, whole genome shotgun sequence DNA:
- the LOC107810471 gene encoding putative carbohydrate esterase At4g34215, which produces MIPFLWLILLTHIRWVNTADLANVSTSQVQNIFILAGQSNMSGRGGVTNHGQNGIVNETWDGVIPPECQSNPNILRLSAGFTWVEAQEPLHQDIDLGKVCGVGPGMSFANSVLEKDPSFGVIGLVPCAIGGTNISEWVRGGVLYNQMIRRTEAALQRGGKLQALLWYQGESDTQTLEDAKLYKFRLKRLFKSVRRDLQSPTLPVIQVALASSLGPYKEQVRKAQLGINLPNVRTVDAKGLPVGMDYVHITTLAQVHLGQMLADAFLQTQTTQVVLLPIQTETTMTSNAPKRCSNFVLDVLLSPFR; this is translated from the exons ATGATCCCTTTTCTTTGGTTAATACTTCTAACACACATTAGATGGGTAAATACCGCAGATCTAGCAAATGTTTCAACTTCACAAGTCCAAAACATATTCATTTTAGCTGGACAAAGCAATATGTCCGGCCGAGGTGGTGTCACTAACCATGGCCAAAATGGCATAGTTAATGAAACATGGGATGGTGTAATTCCACCAGAATGTCAATCCAATCCAAATATCCTCAGACTCAGTGCAGGATTTACATGGGTTGAAGCTCAAGAACCACTTCACCAAGACATAGATTTGGGTAAAGTTTGTGGGGTTGGGCCAGGAATGTCATTTGCCAATTCAGTTCTTGAGAAAGATCCAAGCTTTGGAGTGATTGGTTTGGTGCCTTGTGCTATTGGGGGTACAAATATAAGTGAATGGGTTCGTGGGGGTGTTTTGTATAATCAGATGATAAGAAGGACAGAGGCTGCGTTGCAAAGAGGTGGGAAGCTCCAAGCTTTGCTATGGTACCAAGGTGAGAGTGATACCCAGACTCTTGAGGATGCCAAATTGtacaaatttagattaaagagATTATTCAAGAGTGTGCGCCGTGATCTACAGTCACCTACTTTGCCTGTGATTCag GTAGCACTGGCATCATCTCTAGGGCCTTATAAGGAGCAGGTTAGAAAAGCTCAACTGGGTATTAATCTTCCAAATGTAAGAACCGTTGATGCCAAAGGGCTCCCAGTGGGCATGGATTATGTGCACATTACTACACTGGCACAAGTCCATCTTGGGCAGATGCTGGCTGATGCCTTCCTTCAGACTCAGACTACTCAAGTCGTGCTTCTGCCTATTCAGACAGAGACTACTATGACTAGTAATGCCCCCAAACGATGCTCCAATTTTGTTTTGGATGTTCTACTTAGTCCATTTAGATGA